Below is a genomic region from Prunus persica cultivar Lovell chromosome G3, Prunus_persica_NCBIv2, whole genome shotgun sequence.
ATGTCATTTTCATGCAATTGAAATGTGCAAGCCAGCTCTTGCTCTAGCTCACCTCTCTGTTAGACTCTGTTTTCTCTTCAGTCTTTTCCTTTGCGCATTATCTGCTCCTAGTCCTAGTCAGATTGCCTGATTCACTCTTTCTAATTACCTAATTGCTGATTGGCTGATTCCTCCACTGTGGATCGGTCCCACTAATGTCGAACCTTTTTGTTGTAATGTAAGCCCATCTGCTTCGAGCCTTGAGGAGATGAGAAGAAAGATAGTCTTGtttctttcaactttcaacttCCAACTTTCACTTTCAGAAAAAgctaaattaataataataatacatgcTTCTTCCTTCAAATTCTAAATCTAACCGGATTTTGATAGTTTgttttttccaaaattgaaTCAATGACTTTCCTCTTTTccatgtttaattaattaataccttcctctttttctcttattcAACAACTCAAATCCACAAATCCCATCTCTTGATTTTCGCATTACAATAGAATCTCTTCTCTGCCAATCTTGattattgtttgtttgatgaaatgattCTTTCTGCTTCCAAGACATATGATGCAATTTATATTCTCAAAAAGTATTAGTCAAAACACTCGACACCAGTTGTgccattattttaaaaaatattgcatTACTTTATACTTCACCTCAAAATTAACGTTATTTGTAAAGTATTCATTAGTATCGTGATTTGGAATAATTGCTACACTTATTGCCcctctcaataaaaaaaattaacgcTATTTTCATCACATCACGAGCCATTTAGGAGTTGGGTGCATATTTTATGCCCCCATGTGAACTTCCATGCTCTTTTATTTCTCCCCCGACTCTGTTTAgaagttctttttttatttcttcaatttgggTCTCTTTTTATCATCACTTTGATTTTGACAGTGCATTATTAAAATCAAGTATACCTTTCGGCATGTAGGGAAATTGATACCATCCCACCTAtcatttccaatcaaattccaTTCGgacaaatatttcaattttcatcaGTTGTCTTTTTTTGGATAAAGAGACCGACctccattttccttttgcacATGGCTTTCGGCATATGCCTAgaggtataatttttttttaaaaaaagccaaGTACTTAAGTTAACAACTCTATTTTGGAAAGTAAAGAATGCCCATTTGCATGCTTTTTTATGCATCACTGGTTATGATTATGATTAACATGCAATTGATAGtgaaataataaattgaataattgtGTGAAAAGATGAGAGTTATATTCTTTGAGAAATTCAATTCATTGGTGAAGATGAAGTCATGAAATAAACGGTAGGAATGGGGTAGCTTTATAGACCCCTAAGAGATACAAACTAGGTTGAAGCTCTCCTCATAGGAATTAGATTCGAGGTCAAGTTGCACATGAGATGATCTTGTTTAAAGGTGAGATATGGCTCAGATGATTTATAATGAGATTTAGAGAATGTCGAATTGTGATTAATCGGTGGAtattgttcaaaatttaattgttGATAAAAATGTTGATTAAGTTGAATTAACCGTCGTTCTAAATTGTACCGAGATTTTTGAGATAAAACTCGATAACTTGATGGGTTCATAGGTATAGTTACACTTTGACGGACCTAGGAAATTAAGTTTGGAGCACTTAGcaaaaaaaacttgtatgaaaCGGGGATATCACTATTTTGTTATCCCTGATCAATCACAGTTTGCCACGTAAAAAAGTTATCACGCATGACATACTGTGATCGATgaagaataacaaaataatactaTTCCCGTTTCATATAAGTGTTTCACGCACTTAAGAGGACAATGGGACCAAGACTAAAGGGCATGTGGGCATGATAGGGCAGAGCAGGAATTGTTTCAGAGCTAAATTAGGCATGGGACATGAAGTGATCGTTCGGTTCACGAAAACACATTGAGGGAAACATATTCATAAACTTGGCCTCTGCCTGCCGTGTCTCGTCTCACTctcatttccattttcaacctCACCTTTTTCATTAAAGGAAAAACAGAGTTACTGCTCTGCAgtatctctctccctctctctatctGTCTCTCTCATCGTTAACACCGCTCCATTTTACCAACTTGCCCTGGCTCGCCAGTGAAGTAGTGAACAGCTGCCTCATTCGCATTGCCTGTCACTTGACATGAAAAACCATGGTAATAGGGTATATCTGGCATTCCAGCCCTTTTTGGTTTTATCTGCCAAAACCAGTCCATTACTTTGTAGGTAAGTTTTATATGTAATCTCTGTCACAACGTGGATGTTTGGTACACAAAAATTCCAAGAAAACAAGGGATTTAGGTGACACCCTAGAGTTATCTAAAATGCTTACCCACGCGCCCCTAACTATTAGATTAGAGTTTGAAAACATTCGAGCCATTTAAACCTTCCTTTAATGAACAAAATGTAGGTAagattgtgaaatttttttggattcaattgtatattattttcttgaacACTAGATCTGTAGATATTCTCAGTACTCAAATCTAAGGACATAGTAGGGTTAGTAGATAGATAGCTTAGTTAGGACTTATTTGGTTTAGATGTGATTCAATTAGGGATTTAGTACATATGTTGATTTGGTGTGTcatctttgcttcttcttcctaaatCTCGGCCATATCGGAGAAATCTTGAgaataaaatggaaaatattCAAGAGATTTTACAATCATACAAGTTAAACTTAAATTTACGTAACACTTTAAAAACGAAAATACAAAACCAAATACAACTATTATTTGAAGAAAGATCCTTGATTATAACTTATACTGTCAAGACATgcgttttcatattttttttttcccttcttattATTTCCAATAGCCTATCGAAGTGGGCTCAATCGAGTTGGCTGCGCGTGAATCTCTATATCTCTCTTCCCTTCAAAATATTGACATGGACGCTTTTACCCTTGTGTAATTACCAGGATAAAAATGCATGAAACAATATCTTCCTTATATCTTCTTCCCTTACGTGGTATCTGTTGGAAAGCCCTCCCTAATATAAACTTGGGATCAAGATTTCCAAAGCCAGCACCCGCATAGAAATTCATCGGAGTTGAAAGTTTTCTCATCTTTGTTTTGCAGGTCAGATAATCCAAATGGACGAGATTAACCCACCTCGGTCGTCACGTAAACGCGGGACGTCATCCGATCATCAGGGCGACACATCCTCAGCGGCAAGACCCACAACCCCAAGGGAGAGCCGGTACGCCGTGGATGACGCGGGGGACCGGATAGAGTGCTCTGGCAAGTATTGCAAGTCATGCAGCGGCGCTTTGATAGCCGACTGCGTGGCACTCTGCTGCTGCCCATGCGCTTTGCTGAATCTTCTCACTCTTGCCTTCGTTAAAGTGCCCTGGATGGTGGGCAGGAAGTGTTTGGGACTGGGGAAATCCAAAGGGCAAAAGCGTAAAAGCAAGAGAAAATGCAGCAgtattgatgatgatgatgatcatcatcatcggTGTGAGGtggagagaaaagaagaggaaagaatgcCAGAAATTTCATCAGACCAAATGGAGTGTGTGAGTGCCAGGCTGGAGGCAGAGAGGGTTTGGTTAGAATTGTACCAGATTGGTCATCTGGGTTTTGGTAGGGTGTCTTTCAGTGGTATGCAATCTCTGGGTAAGGCCAATTAGGGAAGATAATTTATTGTATACCtttgttggttttattttgtacACTTGGGAGATATATAGGGTTTTTTCTGCACTAATTTCCTTCATATATTCATAATATTAATGTAACATTTATGGAGTAGagataattttatatttggaaattccaaaatatttgaattttaaaaagaaagctctgttccaaatttccaatttgtattttcattttcttgctGTTAAAGTATCGTTATCATTTGTCTTTAAATGGTGGGATTATATTGCAGAGACTCATAGAGGAAATATGGTTGCCTGCTGCCAAGAGAAAACTCGCACTTGCCTATCtttttgaaggaaaaagataataggCCTATAGGAACTTGGCAAGTAAATCTTctttgttattgttttttttttttttttttttttttttttttgttgttggttgtTTTCGACTTTTTGGAAAGAGTTTGAGTCTTAATACGTGAGGAATTATGAATCCGATCAATTTGAAGTTGGGTTTGGATTAAGTTTTGGGTTTTACTATATAAGGACAAATAGGAAGGCACCAAGATAAAATGGTCCCGTTCTTAAACATTTGGACAAATCAATTCAGTTACTGTCCGACATTGAGATGAATTAACCCTTATGTTACTGTCAGACAATGACATTGAACAACTCTCGAGTTACTGTTCGACAATGGCATAAGAGTTATTTCATATTATTGTCGAATAGTGACTAGaccaatttgtctaattttggAGGGGTTGAATCATTTAAACATTTTATCTTATGTGaaggaatttttttgtttttttcgtttttttatataatcattttctgTTAAGTTTTTGGATTCTCAAGAATCTCAACGTCGGCTTATTTCACCtctaatcattttattttcattccaCGAATTACCCTCTGATTATTGCGGACAATGAACAAGCCCATGTCcgattaaaataaataaatccaagTTGATCATTGTAAAAAAGAGAGCCCAATTTGGAGTTGAACCAAGCCCAAATGCCCAATGCAAGGCAAATATTTTGaattaagttttttattttattttatacaaatgatattttaatttaatctaatttaatttactgGAGCGGATTCGAATTTGGGTGCAGAATGAGGAGCATATTCACTTAGCCAATTTAACTAAACTTATATCTACATTTTGAATTAAGTTCTAATTGACTAATTAAAAACCCattcttaatttaattataaaattgcaTCTTTGTCAATAAACGAAGAATAAGAGCTTTTTTTGTTGGATGATGTGATACACGTTTAAAGTACCTTGATTGAACgactaataaaaataaaagggttaatcattttattagtcTCTAAACTTAGAcctgatttgcatttgagttactcaatttccaaaatagttctcgtggtcctttaacttcagTTTCGTTATGACAAATGGCTCTGCcgttaattttgttaacttttctatTAAATACAGgagcaaaatggtatttttggtatcaaaattgattaaaattaaactctctctctcccctctatcccgatttctactcccccaaacttttaaaaaaattcgacATAACCATTTGTTCTAACGAAAGTGAAATTAAAGGACCATAAAaactattttggaaattgaggaaCTCAAATGTAAATTGAGTCTAAATTTAagaactaataaaacgataGAAATGATAGGGCATTTTTCCTCtggaggaaaataaaaagaaagaatggaggcaatttttccaaaaataaataaataaattcgaTGGCAATTTGGCAACTTAGAAGGATCGGACTGGTGGTGACTCATTGAGAGACTGAAAAGACACTTCGCGCCCCGCCAATTTTTTGGCGAACCATGGCAAATGACACctgtgtttatatattgccGGATGGCAGACTGGCAGTAACAGAAGCGCGCATATTAGCATTCTTTTGTAAATATCCACTATCGTACGCTCTGATGCGTGGTGCGCGCACTCGGGTTTATGGCTTGCAAATTAAATACAGAACGGTGAAACAATAAACCAGTGTTTCAGCTTGCGTACCGACATAGTCAccagagagtgagagagagagatagagttGGAAGCGAGCGAGCGAGTGACTCAGTGAGCGAAGAAGATGGGGGGTGAGCCAACTCGGATAATGCTGGCAGTGAACGAGTCGACGATCAAGGGGTACCCGCACGCCTCCATAAGCAGCAGAAAGGCCTTCGAGTGGACTCTGCATAAGATCGTCCGCTCCAACACCTCTGGCTTCAAGCTCCTCTTCCTTCATGTCCAAGTCCCTGACGAAGACGgtcctctctctccttctgtttttctttttttgttcccATTCAATACTTATGTTTGTACTATGCTTGATTGCAAAGAAAATGGAGGAAATAGAAGCAAAAATTGAAAGGATAGGGAAATCAGAACCGAACCTATAGTTTTCTAATGGAAAATGTTAAAAGAATCGCAGATTATGTGTGAGTGAAAAATTGGCTTTGCGATCAGTAAGTTGCTGTCGTTTGGTTTTGTAAATTGAAATTAGTCGGTGATGATCATTGATGTGATATAATCTTCATCGTAATTAAGAAATCGTTAGTAAGTTTTGGTACCGAACGGGAAGCATTGAGTATGAAGGTGCTTGATAACTTTTTAAGCTTTCTGCCacttctttcaattttatagTCAATTTGCTAGTTCGTTTAAGTGGTgagtttttgtaatttgaGTTCAATATCGAGTTTGATCGGTTACAAGATCTGACCACTTTTTGTACAATTTCCCTTTGGTTATATGATTGTTTCTCAAAGTTGGCTTGTTATGGCGACTTCATTTTAAATCATGTAGTTTCTTGTCATTCCAAAATGAGTTATGTGACCCAagtatcatcatcatcatcatcataactGTTGTTATTGTGGTCATCAAGCATTGACCATGATCATAACTTAGAGAAATTATGACCCTGAATTGATTTGAGTTCATTGTTATATGAAAAATGTGAATGAATATGCATATAGTCCATTTATATTGTATCTAGTTGAGCTTTTGTATATTCTTGTGTTTGAGCATGCTTAACACTTCATTTTCCATTACTCAGAAACTTTCTTATCCTTTTTCCTTATTATTATGATGTGATCCTGCCGCTTGTTTCAACTTTGAACCATTGTTCCTAACCATACTTGTAATAATATGTGTGCCCTCTTTCGATAATAGGTTTTGATGACATGGATAGTGTCTATGCATCACCTGAGGATTTCAAAAATCTGAGGAATAGAGACCGCGCCAAAGGGCTTCATCTGCTGGAGTTTTTTGTTGAAAGATGTCATGCAATTGGGGTACTGACGTGTGTCTTTTGGGACAGCATTATTCAATAATCGCATCTGAAACATACAACTTAGTATTCTGAAGTTTAAATCTATATATTGGAATGCTTGTAGGTTGGTTGTGAAGCATGGATAAAAAAAGGGGATCCCAAGGAAGTAATCTGTCATGAGGTGAAGCGTGTGCAGCCTGACTTTCTGGTTGTGGGCTGCCGGGGTCTTGGTCCTTTCCAGAGGTATCCTTTTAAGTGCTTGCCTTTTATAGACACATGCCTGATCTCCACCACAGTTAATAGTATTATTACATTGCAGACATCCTTTTCTAACATCTTTTGCAATTGACATGTTTTgcaattttcatatatatatatatatatatatatatatatatatatatattctgatAGCCCTGAAGCAGAGTTGGCTTATATGCCTATCATATTATTGAAGGCTATCCACTCAACTAAGAAAGTTTCCCTGTTTTATTTGCTCTGCAGGGTTTTTGTTGGGACAGTGAGTGAATTTTGCGTGAAGCATGCTGAGTGCCCTGTGATCACAATCAAGCGCAGCGCAGAGGAAACACCTCAGGATCCTGTTGATGACTGAATTTTCCTGGAATGTGTATGCTTGAATTCTTTAATTCTGTCCAGACACTTTCTACATCAGACCCTTGTACCTAAACACCAACTGGGAACAAATTAGATGTATTGCTTCTGTTTGCAATTATGTGCAGACGAAGAATTACGGCGAAATGTACGAAGGAACTTGGATATTTTGTGTTGTATTGCAATTAGTTTGGGAGTTCCTTTTAGGAGCTTTCTTGTTTATCATATAATATTGGGAGCTTTCTTgtttattatataatattgGCTTTAATATGATTATGTCTTTGCCATGCTCGTTGCTTTTTTGAATTGGAGATCTAATGTTCTGCGTTGTGGGAAAAACCAACCCAAGTCACAGGCGAGCTCGTTGCCCAACTTTTTTGAATCATGATTGGCATGAGTATAAAGGCATTCATTTGTCGAAGGCACTTTATGGCCCACTTTTGAAAGTTTGGCTACAGGCATTTTTCTGATAACTAGTATTTAAGACAGACCGACTGATGGTCCTAAAGCAAATAATTTCCAAACGTTTTAAAGAATTGTGAACCGTCCGAGGAGAATTGAATAGCGAGAGAGAAGCTGCTTCACACCAAAAGGTCGTGTATTGTTTGGTGTGGGagttgaaacaaaaagaagtgaAATTTACATCCAACTGAAACTGGTGGCTGAAATCAACACTGAGAGTTGCTTCTCACCAAAAGCTCCTGCTGATCTCTATATTGATAAGTTGAAGAAACTAGTTACACAGGCTAGATAAACTACTACATAACTTCATCCACAAGCatccaaaaagaaagtagaaaTATTATCCCTAAACCTACATTTGGATCACTAGCTTATATGACATACTGGGGATTGTGTGTAGAAACAAAAAGGTCCATTATACAAACAGTGAACCGATCTAAGATGAAGATTCAACCATTGTGCTTACCGTCTCCAATAACTCTTTTATCTCACTCTCCAACTTGGATTTCGTTACAGCTGACACTTTCCCATCCGAATTGTCCAGCATCGAGGTCAACTTCTCAAGTTTATGCCGAATGAAGTCGAGTTGTGACGCCTCACCATCAACAGGGGGCTGTGAGTTTGTTCCTACTGGCTGACTTCTGGTCTTGCCCCTGGACTTAGCTGGAGGAGAATTGGATATTTCACTCAGTTCACGAACCTTTGAAGCAGTCGAGAGATTGTGGAGCCGGAAGTTGACATTGGAAGCGCCAAAGGGACTGTCATTTTGCGAATGGTTGAAGGCTTCTTCCGCATCAGAGATCCTTAAGAAGGAAACCCGAGCGCAGAAATTGTTGTAGAACATCTCAGTTTCCATTTCATTCAGCTCTCCAAATTTACTATATATCTTGATAAGATCAGCTTTCGTGGGCAGAGAGGAACCAGGGCCAAATGTCACAAAAAGGGATGCAGGTGAAGCTTTCTCATCCCTCTTCTTCCGCCTTGTCTTCAAATCCGGTGTTCCAGTAGCATGCTTTCCTATAGGCTTATCAGAGCtcttcttgattttcttgtgCCCAGATTCACTGTCACGTAGATTTTCTGCGGTTTGACTTTGGTCTTTCCCCAGTGACCCAGGCTCAGATATTAAATTCTTTCTCTTCCTATGAGGTTGGCGGTTCTTGTAAAGTTCGTAGTTGGAGCCATTGCGATAAATTGAGTCTCTGAATATGGCCATAAAGTCCCTAAAAATCTCAAAGGATTTCCTTTTGATTGGATATGATGGATTAAGAGCTGCAGAGCGGAGTTCAGATATCACTAGACTAGCTGATGCATTAGCTTTCAGTGGATCAATGCTCTTCTCCTCATCTTCTGCTGGTGCTTTAGGACTGAGTTCTGTAGTGtgtttcttctttaatttctccGTGCAGCAATTCAACATATGAGGGGACCCAATAAGGTTAGAAGTAGCCCGCTCCCCTAACTGATTTTCATTAGAAACTTCAGATTCTATTTCTATGTCTCGCATCCTTTTCACCATGTTAAGATTTGTGAAAGGAGGCGACAAGTACTtgctctttttcctttccctCGACAAGGGGCGGTTGTCAATTTGGTCTTTCATATCACTTTGTAAACCACCACTGCGCAGTTCCCCATCTCTTGAAAGAGGGCTGTCACCAGTTTCTTCTTTCATCTTACCATCATCACTATCCATGCCAAAACTCTCATCCTTCTTCCGTCTCCTTGATAACCGACCCTTGTTACCTTCTTCCTTGCTGCCACTACAATCATTTTCAACACtcagaatttttttggtaagagTGCTTGTTGGTGACTTTGAGAGTCTGAGCTTTCTCTTTACTACATCAGAAGACAAATTACTCTCATCATGACTCTCACTGCCTTTCCGCTTCTTCTGCTCTGGTTTCTCTGATACAGCTCCCTCATTAGCCATAATCCCGCCATCCTTAGTTTTCGCCTGAATATCATCGTCCCCTCCCATAAGATCAGCAATGCTTTTCTGCTTCCTTCTTTGATATTGCCTATCCTCCAAAATTTTAGGTGAACTTCGCGAAAATGTTTGATCAGTTTGGCCAGTCTTTGCACCTCCGGGAGAAGAAAGCCAGTCTTCAAATGGCCCTTGGACAGGCACTTCCACTGCCTTCTCATCATCCTCAAGACCAGGAATTGGCTGGGCTTCATAGAATACAGGCAATTGATACCCcccttttgaaaaataaaatgcagaCAGACAACTCTTTAACACAGTGAGCTCAAGCACACTACTCACGGATGTAACTTGGGAAGCATGCTTCAACTCAGCAAGAAGGTTTGCTGATTCAGATAAATGACCCAAAAACTTCCCAACTTTACCTTCAGGCACAACAACTCCTTCTTTAATTCCAGCATTCAATGCCAAGGGTTGACTAATATCACTCAAAAACTCTTTCTTTACGCAGCCACAACTCATCTTCAACTTCACAAGTCTTCCAATCTCATCCACAGCCTGCTGCACGGCATTAACAAAAGCCTTGGAACTACTCTGCTTCGACATCTCCTGAAAATTTTCCTCAAAGGGTTTTAATTGCGACGGATGGCACCAAGCAAATGTGCCGTCCCCAAAATAAGCAACAAGGAGTCTGTCCttatatttcaatttcacTGCATACTCTGACGCATCAGAAGGATCACAAATCTGGGCAGGCCACCATGGATGGCTCTTAATCTTACCCCACACAAAATCTCCCACAGAAAACTCATGTCCCTCGTCACCCATGTCCTCAGTGATCTCAGGTTTCCCATCTGGGTCTTCCTCAATCTCATCCAAAAAACTATCATTCTCGTCAGCCCTTCCTCCATTCACACCAGTCTTACCCTCAATGATCTCATGTTTCCCATCTTGGTATTCTTCAAATTCATCCAAAGAACTCCCATTTTCTTCAACCCCTCCGTTCACACTAGCCATAGCCATAGTAGCATCCGTCACCGCCTTTTTCTCCTTACTCGAAAAAGACTCCAACTTTTCAACACTACCCTCATCCCCTCTCAGTTTCAGCAAACTCGACTCTACAAGCCCACCCTCCTCAGTATCCGAGAGACCAACATTCAGGTCCCCAAAACTTCTCTCAGTCGAACTTTTGGGCTCAACCACCTGAGTCTTGACCACTTCACCGACCCTACTGCTACCCACATCACCAACAGAGCTCTCTCGACCGGACCCCCCTGGACCGGGCTGGGTTCCGCCCGAGCCGTTGATAGCTTCGACGATCGTGTTCTCCTCTGCATCTGAACCTTTAGGTGGTTCAAGAGCAGAAGCTGAACCCCCCTCTACGGCTGTAGATCGTGTTGGGGCCGCTCCCATTTCGAGGATAATCTTCTCTCGAGAAAATCAAGCCCAGACTTTGATTTTACAGCTGAAACGAATTGCATACAAACCccagaagcaaaaacaaaagcaagtaGTAAATCAGCACATTCTAGGGTTTTGGTTTCGTCAAGAAAGAGCTCGAAAATGGGACTAATATAATACTAAATGTGCACTAACAGACGAGAATAATGCATACATGGAATAAAATAGTCGTATAAATAgtaaaaaaggaaatgaaaataaaatatatatatatatacctgaaGAAACCAAAAGCTTGAAGCTCAGGAAGCGATTCTCAgagaaagattaaaaaaaatacggAAAGGAATGGAATCAAATTCCACACAGAGAGATaactaaaaatcaaattttgaaaacgcCGTGtgcgtgagagagagaaaatagaggagagagagaactgaAATTTGTGAAAGGGAAAATATCGTGGTAAAGTGGCGAGAAATTGGTATATGAGGCGGTGGTGGGGAGCTGACAGCTGAGTAGCAGAGAAGAGAGCGAGAAGAAGCggctattttgtttttgttgtccTTTTCTAGCAGAGCGGCCATCTCCACGTTTTGTACCCGGCAAGCTGACATTTGGGTTTGAAATATACGTACCCACCAGAGTACATTAAGGAAGCATACTCGCGGGGATTTAGGGCCATGTATGGTTTGTTTCTGTAGCGATTCAAAGGGTTTGTTTCTCCACGAGTATGCATGTGTTGCAGTTTCGATGTGGCGGCATTGGGGACATCAAACGGCTCAAGAGTTGTACTACGTTAGGATGATTCACCACGTGTCCCTTCTAGCCTTCCTTCAACAGAGCCCATAATAAAGGCCACGCTGATTGGGCGATCGCAGCGAGCGTTTGCGAAACGGCGTCGTCGTCTTCTTTATTTATCTCATGCATATGCGGTTTGCTTGCTTTTTATGCTTACTCCCGAATAGAGAAAAACTTATCTATACAGGAATAGTACC
It encodes:
- the LOC18782258 gene encoding uncharacterized protein LOC18782258 — encoded protein: MDEINPPRSSRKRGTSSDHQGDTSSAARPTTPRESRYAVDDAGDRIECSGKYCKSCSGALIADCVALCCCPCALLNLLTLAFVKVPWMVGRKCLGLGKSKGQKRKSKRKCSSIDDDDDHHHRCEVERKEEERMPEISSDQMECVSARLEAERVWLELYQIGHLGFGRVSFSGMQSLGKAN
- the LOC18783040 gene encoding universal stress protein A-like protein translates to MGGEPTRIMLAVNESTIKGYPHASISSRKAFEWTLHKIVRSNTSGFKLLFLHVQVPDEDGFDDMDSVYASPEDFKNLRNRDRAKGLHLLEFFVERCHAIGVGCEAWIKKGDPKEVICHEVKRVQPDFLVVGCRGLGPFQRVFVGTVSEFCVKHAECPVITIKRSAEETPQDPVDD
- the LOC18781785 gene encoding serine/threonine-protein kinase ATM; this encodes MGAAPTRSTAVEGGSASALEPPKGSDAEENTIVEAINGSGGTQPGPGGSGRESSVGDVGSSRVGEVVKTQVVEPKSSTERSFGDLNVGLSDTEEGGLVESSLLKLRGDEGSVEKLESFSSKEKKAVTDATMAMASVNGGVEENGSSLDEFEEYQDGKHEIIEGKTGVNGGRADENDSFLDEIEEDPDGKPEITEDMGDEGHEFSVGDFVWGKIKSHPWWPAQICDPSDASEYAVKLKYKDRLLVAYFGDGTFAWCHPSQLKPFEENFQEMSKQSSSKAFVNAVQQAVDEIGRLVKLKMSCGCVKKEFLSDISQPLALNAGIKEGVVVPEGKVGKFLGHLSESANLLAELKHASQVTSVSSVLELTVLKSCLSAFYFSKGGYQLPVFYEAQPIPGLEDDEKAVEVPVQGPFEDWLSSPGGAKTGQTDQTFSRSSPKILEDRQYQRRKQKSIADLMGGDDDIQAKTKDGGIMANEGAVSEKPEQKKRKGSESHDESNLSSDVVKRKLRLSKSPTSTLTKKILSVENDCSGSKEEGNKGRLSRRRKKDESFGMDSDDGKMKEETGDSPLSRDGELRSGGLQSDMKDQIDNRPLSRERKKSKYLSPPFTNLNMVKRMRDIEIESEVSNENQLGERATSNLIGSPHMLNCCTEKLKKKHTTELSPKAPAEDEEKSIDPLKANASASLVISELRSAALNPSYPIKRKSFEIFRDFMAIFRDSIYRNGSNYELYKNRQPHRKRKNLISEPGSLGKDQSQTAENLRDSESGHKKIKKSSDKPIGKHATGTPDLKTRRKKRDEKASPASLFVTFGPGSSLPTKADLIKIYSKFGELNEMETEMFYNNFCARVSFLRISDAEEAFNHSQNDSPFGASNVNFRLHNLSTASKVRELSEISNSPPAKSRGKTRSQPVGTNSQPPVDGEASQLDFIRHKLEKLTSMLDNSDGKVSAVTKSKLESEIKELLETVSTMVESSS